The following is a genomic window from Elaeis guineensis isolate ETL-2024a chromosome 10, EG11, whole genome shotgun sequence.
ATctccaaatatatatattaatttaataaataaattatttatttggcTTGTATTATCTAGCTGTAACATATGTATCCATGGAGGCTTTTCAACTTCTATTTTAAGATCGACGAtagataaaatatgataaaatggGAAGTCCATCCCATGTTTTCTTGGTGCCCACCTTATGTCATTTTTGTTTCAATAATTTCTCCTCCTCTGGAAGGCCCCGGAGCCGACTGCCGCCAGATCTCCACTCGTCATCTGACACGTGTCACATACGATCTTGCGGTGGGAAAACTCAAGGAGCCCCCCATCCGTGCCCGTCCTCATCAGTACACACTTCTATGCGTCCCTTGACAGATGGACGGATAGATAATCTCCCCACGTAAAACCAGACGGTCGATCTTATGTTTGTATAGAAATTTCGTACGGCCATGGAATCAGCCGAGTTCCGCATAGGAATTCAAATGAAATTAAATTGAAATTCCTTCGCCTCGAAGTCGTCAAACCGTCTACCAAATGGAGTGGCGCCGCGCACGACTGCTCGCCGTGACCGTCCGATCGGAGATCACATCAAACGGCCGAGAGAATGCCTTGCCTATAAGAAACGCCAGCCGACCCTACTTTCCATTGCCCCTAATTCTAAACAGAGATCTGGTATTATTCTAGAGTCTTCCTTCGACCCCCAATTTCTTCCCCAAAGGTCGCATCTTTGCTCGGGTTTTTCCTCTCTTCATTCGATATCGACTCCAAAATGGCCGAATCCAATGTCCAACCGGATCAGATTGTGAGAACTCCGCtccaattttattttcttttgatttctttGGGAATTTTTAGGGTTCTGTTTTGTTGATGGGTTGTTGAGTATTGAATTTTCAGAGATCGGAGGAGGAGCAGAGGCTGAGGTACCTGGAGTTGGTGCACGTGGCGGCGCTGCAGGCGGTGGTGTGCATGGCGACGCTGTACGAGTACGCGAAGGAGAACGCGGGGCCGCTGAAGCCCGGCGTCCAGACGGTGGAGGGAACGGTCAAGACCGTCGTCGGCCCTGTCTACGATAAGTTCCACGACGTCCCCTTCGAGTTCCTCAAGTTCGTCGATCGCAAGGTCCGTATCCCTCCCCCTTCCCACACCCccactcctctcttcctcctccctcGAAATATCCTGTTGGTTCTACGATAAGGGATGCGTGTCTTTTTGTGTCCCCGTCCTCGGCGCCTCCTTGGGGGCTGTAGATCGGGCGTTTTGGCGTTCTTTCCTTCGCTTCCATCGTAGCCGGCGCACGATAGCATCTATCAATTGCCTCTCGCGCCAGCGCACGATGGACCTGCTGCATCCTAGATGCGCAAGTTAGCATGGTGTTGGTGCACGTTAGCCTGTGACCTCTTTCGCAATCTAGCAATATGCATCCTTTTTGAGCAAGCTAGCAACGTCTGGCGCACGTTAGCAACCATCTCTAGCGTGCCTTACGTACCTTTACCGGACTTTCTCGAATTTatgcttattttattatataattattattgtcgTTGTTGTTATTACCATTAGTTTTTGACTGAATTCGTCGTAACATTGACGCTATTATTTTGGTTGGGTTCGTGTGCCGCGGGATCACAGGTGGGGGAATCGGTTCAGGAGCTGGAGCGTCACGTGCCGTCGGCGGTGAAGTCCGTGGCGGGGGAGGTCCAGCGCTCCGGCGTGGTGGGGACGGCGGCCGGTCTCGCCCGGTCGGTCCGCGCGCGGTGCGAGCCGGCGGCCGAGCGGTGCGCGGTGTCGACCTGGCGGTCGCTGAACCGGCTGCCGCTCTTCCCCCAGGTGGCCCAGCGGGTGGTGGTCCCCGCGGCGGCCCACCTGTCGGAGGGCTACAACCGCGCGGTCTCCTACTCCGCGGAGAAGGGCTACGCCGTGTCCGCCTACCTCCCCCTCGTACCCACCGACCGCATCGCCAAGGTCTTCGCCGCCTCCGCCACCGAGGGTGAGACTGCTGCTGCGACCCCGCCCGAGAGGGAGATCACCGTGCAGTGAGGTGAAATTGGACGGTTGTGATCGATCTTGTTAACGGTGTTCGTGAATAATATTTCCTGTGGTACAAATGGCATATGAAGGTTGTGTGGTTGGTTGGGGATGATGTTTTATTACTGCGTTGTGTGTTTATGAACAGCTGCTAGTATTTATGTTTATAAGACTTGTTTATGAACTTTTATCGGAACTTGCATTGGTTTGGCATATGAGATCTCTTGGAATTGTATCTAATGGTGTTGTTAGACCTGCAATATCATGTTGGTGAAGGAGGTTTATTAACTTCAAGGAAGTGATGAAGGTGGTAATTTAGATCTGGAATAGAGTTGGAATATATCTGGGAAAAGGGTTGGCCTTTGTCTGTAAGCTATTGTCTAAAACAAATCTCCTTTAGAGATTTATGGTTCAAGTTATATATATGCAGCTATTTTACGTACCATGCTCTATACGTAATTCGTCGTTCAGCGGGCGATTTTTTAGGGTGCGTTTGGTtggttattaaaaaaatattttttttatttttaatttttaaaaaataaaaatttaaaaataatatttgataatattataaaaaattaataaaattaaaattaaaataattaaaatatttattttatatataaagtaatttttttaaaaaaattatttttttattttcgtaTATTTAAAacgttaaattaaaaaataaagagttcTTTCTTATTAAGTTTTTTATCTttccatcttctttttttttttttaattttttttattgagattTTTATCTATCATTTTTAAacgttatttttttattttacagtaacatagttatcaaacatatttttaattttttattttatttaataataaaaaataaaaaaataaaaaatattttttaaaaattaaaaattaaaaaaatataatcaaacacatctttagaatttttttatttattttttgcattTAAGCTCATGCATTGTGCATTCCTGCATGAATACTTTCTTATCTCTTAGTGTGCAAATCTCAACACCTATTTAGCTCCTGTTTGGGAAAGTGTTTTCTtgctttctgaaaaaaaaaaaaataaaggaataaTGTTGTTTAGTGAAAAAAACTAAGTGTTTTAGATTTGCCaataagttcaaaaaaaaaaaaaaaaaaaaaaaaaaaaaggcttgctTGGGAGgatctctatttttctttctaaaaactCTGACAAATGCCAAAAAATTGCTTtgtctataataaaatttttcGTTGGCCAAAATACTTGCAaacaaatatatttatattatttatatcatattatatcatgatgttatattaatatatattacattatattataatttatattatgtTATGCTATATTCTGATAATATTATGTCGTGTaatgatattttaatatataataacaGGTAATATCATATTGAATTATACTCTATATTATAATAGTatataatgttctttattatcatCTTGTTAtgtccaaaaaagaaaaaattgtagaagctttattttctaaaatttttattttcatatgtgtgtgtatatatatattcttgtTGAATTGTTCATAActattttaagaaaatattttaCATTATGAATGTAAATATTTCAGGTGTTTCTTTTTTGCTATCACATATTCATCTTCACTCTCCCATATTTGTTTATCTGTTGTTTTATGTGGTTTATTATTTTTTGTGCGATGAAGAACTAATTTCATCATTATTCATTACtatcattatatttttataaaatataaagctTGGGTGCTAGATTCAACTCTAAGAGTCGTTGACCGATCTCTAAGGCTAAAGTTTGAATTTAATATTCAAGCTCGTTTATTAAGCTGGAACTTGACTTAATGGCAATTCCAACCAGGATTTGTGACTTTCATATCCAATTTCAAAGTTGATCATATGTTCATTGTCTTATGAGGTGGTACCACAAAGGATTCAGAACATAGTTAATTAAAGCATCCTACATTCCAATGGCAATGGTCCAAGAGGATCTAGACGGGAAAATATCTTGAATAAATAAAGAGTGGGGAGGAGGACCAGCATTTGCCCCGCTACATCTGACCATGATTGGCAGATCTCAAGCCATTCATGCATGTCTTCTTAATCAACATCCCATGTAATTGCAAATGAGCAGTTGGAACAtatttaaaagaagaagaagaagaagaggaaggaacatATACATTCCTTGAAAAGGAATTGATCCCCAATGGgcttcttaatcaaaataaataaataaataaaaaggaaagaaagaaaagaaaatgagagaatgGGAAATCACAATGTCCTATGTACCCTTTTATGATGGTTGAGATAAATAACAATATCATATAAGATGGTGTACTCATCTAGTTACACCGGTTAGTTGATATGCTGATGACAAGAATATGTGCTTTCGTATTTTTACGCCAACTCTTAAGCAAATTTTTAATATGGAGGAAGTCCATGCATAACATCTTCTATTTTTGTCATGCCCAtttcattaattatatatttatccaaaaagaaaaatatataaatcaaaacAAAGAGTATACTTATAGCAATCATAAACAaccaatattgaagaaattataaTGGTCCATGAAATGCTTCATCCCGAATATACCCATGCAGAACGTCCATTCTGTCTATGTTGAAGTCTAATGCTTTCAATTTATAGCTTGAGTTTTCTTCAAAGGAACCACATATGCAATATGCATGTTAGGTTTGAGATTTAACTCATAAGTGTTCGGGGCTTGTGAAGCAAAAACTCCTACCTTATCTTTCATCTTGCTTTATATCCAGTATTTATTGTGCAATGTAATTGATATTTTGGCTCTTATCATCCCAATTAATATACCAATACATCCTAAAAGGTAAACattatttgaaaatatatatatatatatatatatatatgatagatCTTAATCACTCACAACATAAGGGATGTGGTTTGGCTTATATGCAACCTAAATTGGCTCCAATTCATGACTAGGtggatttaggtcaaatcaagtatgcagggaTTTGAGCTTAGTGTTAGAACCAATTGTTTGAACTAATTTTTGCCTTGATGAGGTATGTTCATTCGAATGCAAGTCCATATCCTACTTAACTATGGGTGGCAATCAAGTAACATTAAACAAGATACAAATTGGATCAAAtacatgataaataaaaaatttttaatttgaattcaatctatttattaaatggatcaaaaatttatatttaaatttgatcatttcattAAATAGATAATCTGACTCGActtataataaatcaaaataagttaaacAAATTAAATGACGATGCATTGCTGTCTTTATACTCGACTATTGGGTTTTGATCCGGAACCTATGCCCGAATGTGCTGGTTTGGATGGGGACTAACCCATGCTATGTATGTATGGTTTGGGTCTAATTCGGATGCAATATGATTTGGATCCTGGTGTACCCATTACCCAACCCTATAGCATGCACTCCACCATTAGACAAGGGTCAGCCCTCCTTCCCAAACCCTACATAAATTCCCACAATTCCCACCATGTGCTCCCTCCCAAATTAGTCTATTATGACCCTTGCTTTGCACCCCCTCTCAGCTTCTTCCAAGCCATAATGACACATCATGAGCTTGGCCTCGGCATCCACCCctctcccctccctctccctctccctctccccttcctctcttcaaaCAAGAGCAAGGCGACTCCAGCCCCAAGcctcctcctttctcccctctcccAGGCGTCGAACCAAGCGCCCCAACCGCCTCCGCCCCAAGCTCCCCAAAACCCTAATCCCTCCATCCCAATCCCCACCTCAGCCGCCCCCTCGACCCCTCCCTCCCCCGCCTCCCGATGAACCCGCCGCCGCCCACCCGGTCGTCGTCGTTGTCGAAGGAGAGGTGGAAGCTATCGAGGGAGTGGTGCGGGCGGCGGAGGGAGTCCACCCGTTCCCTCCCGCCGGCCACCGATGGTTCCCAGGACCGGTCCTCGACCTCGCCTTCCGGTTCGCCGCCCTTCTCGCGGTGCAGACGGTTGTTGCCGTCTGGTTCCTCGGCGGCGAGAGTGTCGAGGATAGCAGGGGACGTGAAGAACAGGGGAGGAAGGCAAGGAAGGTGGAGAACGTGGCGGACGAGACAGTGGAGGAGTTTGAGAGGATGATGCTGGAGATCAGGGCGATGGCGAAGGAGGCGAGGGAGAACGAGAGGAAGGATCTTGCTGAGGGGAATAGAGTCAAGGAGGAGGTTGGCCGGGGGCTTGACCGCGTGAGGAAGAGTTTTGCTCAGGTTATTTTGGATGagaattcttcttcttcttcttcctcttccaagGGCAGGGATGGGAAGAGAAGTGGAGGGAAATCAAATGAGAAAAGAAAGCCTGGACTTTTGAGCTCCATTGCGAAGACTACGGATGTTCCAAAGGGGTTTAGTGGGTCGAAGGGGAAGGATGAGTCTGTTAATGGTGGCACTGGTATGGCATTTTGCCTCTTTTTTCAGTTCAACGCAAGTTACTATCTTTTCAAGTTTTGTTATTATTTCTTTCGTTGAATTCATGAACAAAACCATATTCTTCAGGACAATTCTATCCTTTTATCTGTGGTACTGTGTATTAGGTTCTAGATTGCACCAATGATTAAACTTACAATCCTTACCAAGACATTATTTTGTGGACTGTTACTATTTGAATTTTGGTTGCCTATGGTCCAGCTTTTTCTGATTGCATCTGAAAGTTGTTTTGTGTGTTGCTAGATAGTAACAAGCCTGCTCTTGCTACGTAGCCTACATAGTGTTTGGTTCTCTGGCTGGGACTGatttagagtttatgatctgcATTCAACTAATGATATCAGTGGAAACCTAGAAAAAGGAATAATAATGATAATTTCAGAGGAAGGCTAAAAAAGATTGCTTCAAAAAAGAGAGTTCGTAAAGCTGACCCAAATAGTTGGACAAGGTTAGATGGTAATATGGTATCTAGGGTTGTTTTACCAATATCTTTTCAAGGGCATTTCTATAATCAATGATGAAGTAGTTcatttttggtttaattaaaggaGGTTATCatgttttatgtttttttttaattGTCTTGGGAGAATAAATTTATGGGTAAGAGTGACAAACCCAATGTCTGTGCAAAAGTGCAAACATGCCCTTGCCTTGCACAAAGTCATGAGGCAATAAGATTTTGAGTAGCATAGAATCTATATCATGATACAAGGGTTTTCTCAGAATATGAAGATGAGGAATATATTCATTGTACAAGTTCTTGTGCTTAGTTTCACGCCCCCAACCCCACcccaagaaagaaaaatgggagaggaattaaaaaaaaaaaaatcaaaatccataaatgattagaaatatttagcCCTTTGAAATTAGTTGTTTAGTGAACTTCTGATACCGTATATAATCTCAAACTATCATATATTACTTCCTATACCATTCGACTTGACTTGTTTGCTTTGGGCATGTTGCAGAATACTTGGGTATCCCGAGTTCTTCCCCATTCTCCATGCAAGAATAATTCTTTTGTTTTACTTCCAAGAAACAATACTTAACTTTTCAACTAGTTTGATGAAATTTGCTTTTTACTCCAATATTGTGAtgattctttctcttattttcatatatttttcaaATCAGGTTCTCTCACCATGTGTAGCAATTATTTTGTTCATATCTATCTCAATACATTATATtagaaaatttatatttttttaatcggaCATTCTCTAATTATATCCAGTTGTTATCTTCGATAAACTGTCTAATGCCATAAAAGGCATAATAAACACTTAGAAATCCATCACTGTACCaggtaaaattttttatttattcatcTTAGGTGGTATTCAGCAGATTGCTCATCAAAATCCTGTGAAGGAACCTTCAGCACTGGAGGAGCAAGGGAAGAAAAGAGCTCGTTGTTCTGCAATGACGAATAAGTTTGCTGAAGTGGAGGGTGATACAGTTTCATCAACTCAAGGAACTGAAAGATTAGAAAAGGATCATGGTTCTTCTTCTAGTAGGACCAGAAACACTACAAGCAACCCAGATTATATTGAAGGTGATTTGTCCCTTGAGGTTAGCAGTTCCACAAATGCTGCCTATCGTTCTAGAAGTCATACTCAAGCGGATATATCG
Proteins encoded in this region:
- the LOC105052511 gene encoding uncharacterized protein isoform X1, which gives rise to MSLASASTPLPSLSLSLSPSSLQTRARRLQPQASSFLPSPRRRTKRPNRLRPKLPKTLIPPSQSPPQPPPRPLPPPPPDEPAAAHPVVVVVEGEVEAIEGVVRAAEGVHPFPPAGHRWFPGPVLDLAFRFAALLAVQTVVAVWFLGGESVEDSRGREEQGRKARKVENVADETVEEFERMMLEIRAMAKEARENERKDLAEGNRVKEEVGRGLDRVRKSFAQVILDENSSSSSSSSKGRDGKRSGGKSNEKRKPGLLSSIAKTTDVPKGFSGSKGKDESVNGGTGGIQQIAHQNPVKEPSALEEQGKKRARCSAMTNKFAEVEGDTVSSTQGTERLEKDHGSSSSRTRNTTSNPDYIEGDLSLEVSSSTNAAYRSRSHTQADISKEASLMENKSMLEMQNNESSTKANGKSSIVNRNIKKKAGLDSQTKQVEHKSVLKKDKDRQIDEGYNPWWLKLPYVLAIFLHRGSDGNGPKGLYTLRMNSSSDDGDSTSYTVAFQDRGDATNFCYLVESFFEELGDVSADIVPLTIQELDEAARAGELKLIVVRKGQLDLYAGQPLVEAETALRSLLD
- the LOC105052511 gene encoding uncharacterized protein isoform X2 is translated as MSLASASTPLPSLSLSLSPSSLQTRARRLQPQASSFLPSPRRRTKRPNRLRPKLPKTLIPPSQSPPQPPPRPLPPPPPDEPAAAHPVVVVVEGEVEAIEGVVRAAEGVHPFPPAGHRWFPGPVLDLAFRFAALLAVQTVVAVWFLGGESVEDSRGREEQGRKARKVENVADETVEEFERMMLEIRAMAKEARENERKDLAEGNRVKEEVGRGLDRVRKSFAQVILDENSSSSSSSSKGRDGKRSGGKSNEKRKPGLLSSIAKTTDVPKGFSGSKGKDESVNGGTGGIQQIAHQNPVKEPSALEEQGKKRARCSAMTNKFAEVEGDTVSSTQGTERLEKDHGSSSSRTRNTTSNPDYIEGDLSLEVSSSTNAAYRSRSHTQADISKEASLMENKSMLEMQNNESSTKANGKSSIVNRNIKKKAGLDSQTKQVEHKSVLKKDKDRQIDEGYNPWWLKLPYVLELDEAARAGELKLIVVRKGQLDLYAGQPLVEAETALRSLLD
- the LOC105052511 gene encoding uncharacterized protein isoform X3; the protein is MSLASASTPLPSLSLSLSPSSLQTRARRLQPQASSFLPSPRRRTKRPNRLRPKLPKTLIPPSQSPPQPPPRPLPPPPPDEPAAAHPVVVVVEGEVEAIEGVVRAAEGVHPFPPAGHRWFPGPVLDLAFRFAALLAVQTVVAVWFLGGESVEDSRGREEQGRKARKVENVADETVEEFERMMLEIRAMAKEARENERKDLAEGNRVKEEVGRGLDRVRKSFAQVILDENSSSSSSSSKGRDGKRSGGKSNEKRKPGLLSSIAKTTDVPKGFSGSKGKDESVNGGTGGIQQIAHQNPVKEPSALEEQGKKRARCSAMTNKFAEVEGDTVSSTQGTERLEKDHGSSSSRTRNTTSNPDYIEGDLSLEVSSSTNAAYRSRSHTQADISKEASLMENKSMLEMQNNESSTKANGKSSIVNRNIKKKAGLDSQTKQVEHKSVLKKDKDRQIDEGYNPWWLKLPYVLRF
- the LOC105052510 gene encoding stress-related protein; protein product: MAESNVQPDQIRSEEEQRLRYLELVHVAALQAVVCMATLYEYAKENAGPLKPGVQTVEGTVKTVVGPVYDKFHDVPFEFLKFVDRKVGESVQELERHVPSAVKSVAGEVQRSGVVGTAAGLARSVRARCEPAAERCAVSTWRSLNRLPLFPQVAQRVVVPAAAHLSEGYNRAVSYSAEKGYAVSAYLPLVPTDRIAKVFAASATEGETAAATPPEREITVQ